From Hymenobacter sediminicola:
TTCACAATGTCGCCGAAAAGCTGATTGACATCGGCGAAGGTATGCTTGATGGTTTCGAACTTATCGAGCAGGCCTAGCGCCGCCGCCTGTGGCCGCAGATTGGAGTACTGCCCGCCCGGAATTTCGTGCTGAAACACCTCCGATGTACCCGCTTTCAACCCGGATTCGAAGGGGTAGTAGTATTCCCGCACCGTATCCCAGTAGTTCGAAAACTCATTCAACGACTCTTGGTTGAACTCCCGGTGGCGCTCCTGCCCGCGTAGCATCTCCACAATGGAGTTGAAGTTGGGCTGCGACGTGAGACCCGAAAGGCTGCCCAGTGCCACATCAACCACATCTACTCCGGCTTCCACGGCTTTCAGATAAGTAGCTGCTTGTAGGGAAGACGTGTCGTGCGTGTGCAGGTGTATCGGCAGGCTGATGGTGTTGCGCAGGGCCGTAATCAGTTCCTGAGCCGCATAGGGTTTCAGCAGGCCCGCCATGTCCTTGATGCATAGGATATGGGCGCCGGCTTCCTCAATCTGCCGGGCAAGCCGCAGATAATAGTCGAGGCTGTATTTCCGGTTGCGCTTGGGGTCCAGAATGTCGCCGGTGTAGCAGATGCTGGCTTCGGCCAGCCGGTCGGTTTTGTTGCGCACAAAGCCGATGCAGGCTTCCATGCCTGGCATCCAGTTCAGCGAATCGAAGATGCGGAACACATCGATACCGGTTTCGGCTGCCTGCTGCACGAACCGCTCCGTAAGGTTATCAGGGTAGGCTTTGTAGCCTACTCCATTCGCCCCACGGATCAGCATCTGGAGCAGAATATTGGGCACTGCTTTGCGCAGTTTTGCTAGCCGCTCCCAAGGGTCCTCGTGCAGAAAGCGCAGGGCTACATCGAAGGTAGCACCGCCCCAGCACTCCAGTGAGAAGGTTTGTGGATGCATGCGGGCGTAGCTTTCGGCTACTTTCAGCATATCAAACGTGCGCATGCGGGTAGCCAGCAGACTCTGGTGGGCGTCGCGCAGGGTGGTATCGGTATAGTGAATCTGCTTTTCGGCGCGCAGCCATTTGGCAAAACCGTCCGGGCCAAGCTCCGTCAGCTTGTCTTTGGTACCGGCCTGCAGCGGACTAGACGCATCAACTTCCGGCAGCCGGGGCTTGCGTAGGTCGCGCTTGGGGTCTAGTTGCCCCTTCACATCGGGGTTGCCGTTTACAATGACGTTGCCGAGGAAGCCCAGCACTTTGGTGGCACGGTCTTGCCGGGCCTTGAACTTAAACAGCTCGGGATGGTCCTTGATGAAATCCACATTGGCCTCCCCCGCCATGAAAATGGGGTGCGCAATGATGTTCTGCAGGAACTGAATGTTGGTGCTTACCCCACGCACCCGGAACTCATCCAGCGTGCGGGCCATTTTGGTGGCGGCCTCCTTGAGAGTAGGCGCCTGCGCTGATACTTTCACCAGCAGCGAGTCGAAGAAAGGCGACACTTTTACGCCTGTGTACACCGAACCCTGGTCGAGGCGGATACCGAAGCCACCGGCCGAGCGGTAGGCGGTGATGGTGCCATAGTCAGGCTTAAAGTCCTGCTCCGGGTCTTCAGTGGTGATGCGGCACTGTATGGCCACTCCAATTTTGGGCGGCTTCTGCCCTTCTCCCAACCCGATTTCCGAGTCGGAAAGGTGGCGGCCGTCGGCTATATGCAGCTGCGTTTTGATAAGGTCTACCCCCGTTATCATCTCCGTTACGGTGTGCTCCACCTGGATGCGTGGGTTCACCTCAAT
This genomic window contains:
- a CDS encoding pyruvate carboxylase produces the protein MNIRKLLVANRGEIAIRVMRAATELGITTVAIYTYEDRYSLHRYKADEAYQIGRDDEPLKPYLDIEGLIRTAKANGADAIHPGYGFLSENATLARRCREEGLIFVGPRPEVMEALGDKVAAKRVAVECQVPIIESSEQDLTDIDIAKHEAQRIGYPVMLKAASGGGGRGMRVIRDDDQLERGFFEARNEALKAFGDDTVFLEKFVEQPKHIEVQLVADNYGGLMHLYERDCSVQRRYQKVVEVAPSLHLPDHLRELLYDYALRLGRAVQYNNVGTVEFLVNPEQDRIYFIEVNPRIQVEHTVTEMITGVDLIKTQLHIADGRHLSDSEIGLGEGQKPPKIGVAIQCRITTEDPEQDFKPDYGTITAYRSAGGFGIRLDQGSVYTGVKVSPFFDSLLVKVSAQAPTLKEAATKMARTLDEFRVRGVSTNIQFLQNIIAHPIFMAGEANVDFIKDHPELFKFKARQDRATKVLGFLGNVIVNGNPDVKGQLDPKRDLRKPRLPEVDASSPLQAGTKDKLTELGPDGFAKWLRAEKQIHYTDTTLRDAHQSLLATRMRTFDMLKVAESYARMHPQTFSLECWGGATFDVALRFLHEDPWERLAKLRKAVPNILLQMLIRGANGVGYKAYPDNLTERFVQQAAETGIDVFRIFDSLNWMPGMEACIGFVRNKTDRLAEASICYTGDILDPKRNRKYSLDYYLRLARQIEEAGAHILCIKDMAGLLKPYAAQELITALRNTISLPIHLHTHDTSSLQAATYLKAVEAGVDVVDVALGSLSGLTSQPNFNSIVEMLRGQERHREFNQESLNEFSNYWDTVREYYYPFESGLKAGTSEVFQHEIPGGQYSNLRPQAAALGLLDKFETIKHTFADVNQLFGDIVKVTPSSKVVGDMALYLVSNNLTTADVLQKGESLNFPESVRELFRGDIGQPEGGWPQDVQRVILKDEQPFTDRPNEHLAPIDFEQEWQNFEAKFGQRGKFTDVLSWLLYPKVFEQYWAHVQEFGDVSVIPTKAFYYGLQLGDETLIEIARGKNIIVGLQSIGPVNEDGCRTIFFNLNGQTRNIEIRDTAVEVKKVQNPKADKANGKQIGAPLQGLLSRVLVENGQQVPKNAPLFIIEAMKMETTITAPDDTTVQAVNLSEGTLVNADDLVLTLG